The following coding sequences are from one Rissa tridactyla isolate bRisTri1 chromosome 14, bRisTri1.patW.cur.20221130, whole genome shotgun sequence window:
- the CDC26 gene encoding anaphase-promoting complex subunit CDC26 — protein MLRRKPTRLELKLDDIEEFESIRKDLESRKKQREEADAAAAGEEAAAAAAAAAMALGTDHKSREQMINDRIGYKPQPKAGGRAAHFGTFEF, from the exons atgcTGCGGCGGAAGCCGACGCGGCTGGAGCTGAAGCTGGACGACATCGAGGAGTTCGAGAGCATCCGGAAGGACCTGGAG AGCCGCAAGAAGCAGCGGGAGGAGGCggacgcggcggcggccggcgaggaggcggcggcggcggcggcggcggcggccatggcGCTGGGCACTGACCACAAGAGCCGGGAGCAGATGATCAATGACCGCATCGGCTACAAGCCGCAGCCCAAGGCCGGCGGCCGCGCCGCCCACTTCGGCACCTTCGAGTTCTaa